From Amycolatopsis sp. YIM 10, the proteins below share one genomic window:
- a CDS encoding LacI family DNA-binding transcriptional regulator: MVRPTMEDVAARAGVSRALVSLVMRNSPKVSEQRRTAVLKAADELGYQPHVMARSLASRTSTVLGVMVSDLRNAFFADVVEGLDSAAQAAGFNLILNTGSRSPAREQAALRSLLSFRPAGVILLSPVLSAAAVEKAAEQCPLVLVSRTSRLSTVDTVNDDGTAGVALAVDHLVERGHRRIVHFDGGSAASAAARRRGYRAAMARHGLEPRIIRSEHTDTAGEKAVRELLSSVDSGELPTAVVAGNDFNAVGVISAFEEAGFRVPEDVSVVGYDNTSLAALRHVWLTTVDQPRLELGRLAVEALLERVRGERDEPMRHLLHPSLVVRGTTAAPRS, from the coding sequence GTGGTGCGACCGACGATGGAGGACGTGGCCGCGCGGGCCGGTGTTTCGCGCGCGCTGGTCTCGCTGGTCATGCGCAATTCGCCGAAGGTCAGCGAACAGCGCCGCACGGCGGTGCTCAAAGCGGCCGACGAACTGGGCTACCAGCCGCACGTGATGGCCAGGTCGCTGGCCAGCCGCACCTCCACGGTGCTCGGCGTGATGGTTTCCGACCTGCGGAACGCCTTTTTCGCCGACGTGGTGGAAGGGCTGGATTCGGCCGCGCAGGCCGCCGGTTTCAACCTCATCCTGAACACCGGATCGCGCAGTCCCGCGCGGGAACAAGCGGCACTGCGCAGTTTGCTGTCCTTCCGGCCAGCGGGAGTCATCCTGCTTTCCCCGGTGCTTTCCGCCGCGGCTGTGGAAAAGGCCGCCGAACAGTGCCCGCTGGTACTGGTTTCGCGCACTTCGCGTCTGTCCACTGTGGATACCGTGAACGACGACGGCACGGCGGGCGTTGCGCTGGCGGTAGACCATCTGGTCGAGCGCGGGCACCGGCGGATCGTGCACTTCGACGGCGGGTCCGCGGCCAGCGCCGCCGCCCGGCGCCGGGGTTATCGCGCCGCGATGGCGCGCCACGGCCTCGAACCGCGCATCATCCGCAGCGAGCACACCGACACCGCGGGCGAGAAGGCGGTGCGGGAGCTGCTCAGCTCGGTGGACTCCGGCGAACTGCCCACCGCGGTCGTCGCGGGCAACGACTTCAACGCCGTCGGCGTCATCTCGGCCTTCGAGGAGGCCGGTTTCCGGGTGCCGGAGGACGTTTCCGTGGTCGGCTACGACAACACCTCGCTGGCCGCGCTGCGGCACGTCTGGCTGACCACGGTGGACCAGCCGCGCTTGGAGCTGGGCAGGCTCGCCGTGGAAGCGCTGCTCGAACGGGTGCGCGGGGAACGGGACGAGCCGATGCGGCACCTGCTCCACCCTTCGCTGGTGGTGCGCGGCACCACCGCCGCACCCCGTTCCTAG